The Pyrus communis chromosome 2, drPyrComm1.1, whole genome shotgun sequence genome includes a window with the following:
- the LOC137725070 gene encoding uncharacterized protein, with protein sequence MRQEEEESNEEDKAWRNTTYMVEMVGVMACEPTEEQPQWGRSSTGCSYKPRNRVMVHETLMNNYFNPNLVYTKEDFRCRFRMRCHVFERLLHDVQHVNLYFRQKLDRAGHPGFSPHQKVTIALRMLAYASPADVMDDTYDMFESTCLDNLTEFCHTVVQIYKE encoded by the coding sequence ATGAGACAAGAAGAAGAGGAGTCcaatgaagaagataaagcaTGGCGCAACACAACGTATATGGTAGAAATGGTTGGGGTCATGGCGTGTGAGCCAACTgaagaacaacctcaatggggtcGCTCTAGTACTGGTtgctcttacaaaccacgaaatAGAGTGATGGTGCATGAGactctgatgaacaactacttcaaccctAACTTGGTGTACACAAAAGAGGATTTCAGATGTCGCTTCCGAATGAGGTGTCATGTTTTCGAGCGTTTACTTCATGATGTCCAACATGTCAATCTATACTTTCGACAGAAGCTGGACAGAGCAGGCCAccctggtttctcacctcatcaaaAGGTTACTATTGCACTCCGAATGCTGGCTTATGCCTCCCCAGCTGATGTGATGGATGATACATATGATATGtttgagtctacatgccttgacAATCTTACTGAATTCTGTCACACAGTTGTTCAAATTTACAAAGAGTAG